The following are encoded together in the Clostridium sp. BJN0013 genome:
- a CDS encoding nucleotidyltransferase substrate binding protein: MDQFKDIRWRQRFVNFEKSYKLLSKYINQPLKTELERAGIIQFFEIAFELSWKLMKDYLEAQELYTKSPRETIKRAYQIGLIDDGHIWIDALSDRNLTVHTYDDKLAEKMVRDIVQSYFPELKKLYEKLIKEL, translated from the coding sequence ATGGATCAATTTAAAGACATAAGATGGAGACAAAGGTTTGTAAATTTCGAGAAGTCATACAAATTATTAAGTAAATATATTAATCAACCTCTTAAAACAGAATTAGAACGTGCTGGCATTATACAGTTTTTTGAGATTGCCTTTGAACTATCCTGGAAATTGATGAAGGATTACCTGGAAGCACAAGAATTATATACAAAAAGTCCAAGGGAAACAATCAAGCGAGCTTATCAAATAGGGTTAATTGATGATGGACATATTTGGATAGATGCCCTTTCAGATAGAAATTTGACTGTGCATACTTATGACGATAAATTGGCAGAGAAAATGGTTAGGGATATAGTGCAGAGCTATTTTCCTGAACTAAAAAAACTTTATGAAAAGTTGATTAAGGAGCTTTAA
- a CDS encoding nucleotidyltransferase domain-containing protein yields the protein MFGLLERDLKYILEAVKKYSEIEEVIIFGSRAMGNYKKGSDVDIALKGEYVNRKIVCRLSDDLNEEYPLPYFFDVVNYNDISNEELKKHIDNVGKTIYKRKD from the coding sequence ATGTTCGGATTATTGGAGAGAGATTTAAAATACATACTGGAGGCTGTTAAAAAATATTCAGAAATAGAGGAAGTGATTATTTTTGGCAGCAGAGCTATGGGTAATTATAAAAAAGGCTCTGATGTTGACATAGCATTAAAAGGTGAATATGTAAATAGAAAAATAGTATGCAGACTTAGTGATGATTTAAATGAAGAGTATCCACTACCGTATTTTTTTGATGTGGTAAATTATAATGATATTTCAAATGAAGAGCTTAAAAAGCATATTGACAATGTAGGAAAAACTATTTATAAAAGGAAAGATTAA
- a CDS encoding YdcF family protein, translating into MIYFAKFIASLILPPGCFIIILLISALLQYKSQKEIPKLTISIAVLIYVVSIPLTANLAIHSLEYTFIPPQKLNGDVIIMLGGGATLDSPDFSGTGGLSGSAPSRLLTTLRIHNKTNLPIILSGGKVYASTGTESEIAKRQLLDLNINKNNIIIENSSRTTTENAKFTAKILNKYHFSKPIIVTSAFHMKRSMMNFSNAGIKTAIPYPTGYFTNTHVSIDLKSFIPSYDSFNTTGIALHEYLGIFQLWIKS; encoded by the coding sequence GTGATATATTTTGCTAAGTTCATAGCTAGCTTGATTCTTCCTCCTGGCTGCTTTATCATTATACTACTGATTTCAGCCCTGCTTCAATATAAATCTCAAAAGGAAATTCCAAAATTAACAATATCAATAGCTGTCCTAATTTACGTGGTTTCAATTCCCCTTACTGCAAATTTAGCAATTCACTCACTGGAATATACTTTTATTCCTCCCCAAAAACTAAATGGCGATGTAATTATCATGCTTGGTGGGGGTGCTACACTTGATTCCCCGGACTTCAGCGGTACCGGGGGGCTTTCTGGTTCTGCCCCCAGCCGTTTACTAACCACACTGCGTATACATAATAAAACAAATTTACCTATAATTTTGTCTGGCGGCAAGGTCTATGCTTCAACTGGAACAGAATCTGAAATTGCCAAAAGACAATTGCTGGATTTAAATATTAACAAAAATAACATAATAATAGAAAATAGCAGCCGTACTACAACAGAAAATGCAAAATTTACCGCTAAAATTCTAAATAAATATCACTTTTCAAAACCTATAATAGTAACATCAGCTTTCCATATGAAACGTTCAATGATGAATTTTTCCAATGCCGGTATAAAAACAGCTATACCCTACCCTACTGGCTATTTTACCAATACTCATGTAAGTATAGACCTTAAATCATTTATTCCTTCCTATGATAGTTTCAATACTACAGGAATTGCTTTACATGAATATCTTGGAATATTTCAGCTGTGGATTAAAAGTTAG
- a CDS encoding glucose-6-phosphate isomerase, with amino-acid sequence MEKGIGLDLSKIYSCVSQNDIDNLQPFVSVAHNMIESKTGAGSDFLGWVDLPVSYDKEEFNRIKVAAEKIRHTSDVFIIMGIGGSYLGARAAIEMLSHTFSNILSKDKRQGPIVLYAGNNMSSTYMKDLLEAVEGMDISINVISKSGTTTEPSIAFRTFKNLLEKKYGKEEARHRIYATTDKKRGALKTLADIEGYETFVIPDNIGGRYSVLTAVGLLPIAVAGINIDDIMQGAADAREAYSSEYLDKNAAYRYAAVRNILFQKGKTTEIMVNFEPCLHYFGEWWKQLFGESEGKDNKGIFPAAADFSTDLHSMGQYIQQGLRILFETFINVTKSRKEIIIEEDKDNLDGLNFIAGKSMSFINYQALKGTVLAHSDGDVPVMIVNIPELTSYYFGYMVYFFEKACAISGYLMGINPFDQPGVEAYKNNMFALLKKPGYGENRLI; translated from the coding sequence CTCCTGTGTTAGTCAGAATGATATAGATAATTTACAGCCTTTTGTATCTGTTGCCCACAATATGATAGAAAGTAAAACAGGTGCAGGAAGTGATTTTTTAGGATGGGTAGATTTACCCGTAAGTTATGATAAAGAAGAATTTAACAGAATAAAAGTGGCAGCTGAAAAAATCAGGCATACTTCAGATGTATTTATAATTATGGGAATAGGCGGTTCTTATCTGGGAGCTAGAGCTGCTATTGAAATGCTTTCACATACATTTAGTAACATTTTATCTAAAGATAAAAGGCAGGGACCTATTGTACTTTATGCAGGAAATAATATGAGTTCAACTTATATGAAAGATTTGCTGGAAGCGGTAGAAGGTATGGACATATCTATAAATGTTATTTCCAAGTCAGGTACTACTACAGAGCCCTCTATTGCATTTAGGACATTCAAAAATTTATTAGAAAAAAAATATGGTAAAGAAGAGGCAAGGCATAGAATATATGCTACTACGGATAAGAAAAGAGGAGCTTTAAAGACATTGGCGGATATAGAGGGATATGAAACTTTTGTTATTCCAGACAACATAGGTGGAAGATATTCTGTATTAACTGCAGTAGGGTTACTTCCTATAGCAGTAGCAGGAATTAATATAGACGATATTATGCAAGGCGCAGCAGATGCCAGGGAAGCCTACAGTAGTGAATACTTAGATAAAAATGCAGCGTACAGGTATGCTGCAGTTAGGAATATATTATTTCAAAAGGGTAAGACTACTGAAATTATGGTAAATTTTGAGCCTTGTCTTCATTATTTTGGAGAATGGTGGAAACAACTTTTTGGAGAAAGTGAGGGAAAGGATAATAAAGGTATATTTCCTGCAGCGGCAGATTTCTCAACGGACTTACATTCCATGGGACAATATATACAACAGGGGCTTAGGATATTATTTGAAACTTTTATAAATGTAACAAAATCCAGAAAAGAAATAATTATAGAAGAAGACAAAGACAATTTAGATGGATTAAACTTTATTGCAGGTAAATCAATGAGTTTTATAAACTACCAAGCTTTGAAGGGGACAGTGCTAGCCCATAGTGATGGAGATGTTCCAGTAATGATTGTAAATATACCTGAACTTACCTCTTATTATTTTGGATATATGGTATACTTTTTCGAAAAAGCTTGCGCAATCAGTGGATATTTGATGGGAATAAATCCATTTGATCAGCCTGGAGTTGAAGCCTATAAAAATAATATGTTTGCTCTTCTAAAAAAACCAGGATACGGTGAAAACAGATTGATATAA